DNA sequence from the Bradyrhizobium sp. CIAT3101 genome:
GTCAATTTGCGCCTCCAGCGCCCCGACGGCAGCACGATCCAGGTCACGACGGTGAAGCTGGTGCCGAGGTCCACGCAATGACCCGCGCAACGAAACGCCTCTGCCGCGCGCTCGCTTCCGAGGCGGGTTTCACGCTGCTCGAAGTGCTGCTGGCGACGCTGCTGATGACGGTGATCCTGGCCGCGCTGGCGACTGTGACGGCACAGTGGCTGCCGAACTGGAATCGCGGCATCGCGCGGGTGCAGCGCGCGGAGCGCCTCGCCACCGGGCTCGACCGCATCGTCGCCGATCTCTCCGTCGCCGAGCAGATGACCGTGAACGGCGACGCCAAGGTGCCGCTGTTCGACGGCGCCGAATTGTCGGTGACCTTCCTGCGCACCGCGCTCGGCCCGAGCGCGCGCCCGGGCCTGGAATTCATCCGCCTGATCGAGAAGGCCGACGCGCAGGGGCTGGCGCTGGTGCGCGAGCGCGCGCCGTTCCAGCCGATGCCGACCGACGGGCAGATCCGTTTCGCCGATCAGGTGGTGCTGATCCGCGCGCCGTTCCGCGTCAGCTTCGCCTATGCCGGGCACGATCGGCAGTGGCAGCCGACCTGGCACGGTCAGTCGCAACTGCCGGATCGCATCCGCATCACGGTGCGCGACGGCGCCAACGGTCAGGTGCTGGCGGTTTCGGCCGCCGTGTTGCCGCACATCAACGCGCCGGCCGAATGCGCGCGCGCCAAGAATCCGACGACCTGTGTCACGGCGGGCCCGACGCCGCAACAGGCGGAGAAGAAAGAGGAGCAGCAGCTGTGAGCGGCGCCGCGGATGATCGGGACGCGCTGCGCCAGCGAACACCTGGCTCGCGGACGCTTGGTCGGAGAACACTTGGCTGGAGAACGCTTGGTCAAACAACAGTCGGCGAAAGACCACTCGGCGACGACCGCGGCTTCATCGTCATCGTGGTGCTCTGGATGCTGGCTGCGCTCGCCACGCTCGCGCTGGTCTATCTGACCTATGTGACCAACACCGCGGTCACCGTCGCCGTCAACACCGACCGTTTGCAGGCCGATGCACTGGTGAATGCGGGCCTCGAGCTCGCGGCCTATCGGCTGACCGCGGAAAGCGAGGCGACGCGCCCGACCAGCGGCACCTTCAATGCCCGCGTCGGGGCGGGAAGGGTGGCCGTGACGTTCCGCTCGGAGGCCGCGCGCATCGATCTCAACATGGCGCCGAAGGCGGTCCTCGCGGGCCTGATGACAGGACTCGGCGTCTCCGCGTCGGATGCGCCGGACTATGCGGATCGGATTCTGGCGTGGCGGTCGTCGACGGAGACCGGCCAGGACAATCCGGAGGATTCCTACTACCGCACGATCGGCGCGCCCTATCTGCCGCGCCACGCGCCGTTTCCGCATAGCGACGAGCTGTGGCTGGTGCGCGGCATCCCGCCGGCAGTGATCGAGCGCGTGCTCCCCTTCGTCACCGTGTTCAGCAACATGCGCACCGTGAACGTGGTGGATGCCGCGCCGCAGGTGGTGGCGGCGCTGCCGAATATGACGCCGGAGACCCTGCAGCGCCTGCTGCGCGACCGTGCCGACCCCAGCGTGGACCCGCGGTCCCTGATAGGGCTCGCCGGCAGCGCCAGCGCAACGATCGAGGGTTCGAAGGCTTACCGCGTGACTGTTACTACCGAGGCGCCGTCGCACCGGCAAAGCTCGGCCGAGATCGTCATCCTGCTTCTCGAAAGCGGCGATGAGCCCTATCGTGTATTGTCGTGGCACAACGCCTTCGACGGCTCTGCCGGAAAGCCCCTGTGAGATGAGTTCGCTCAATTCCCTTCGCGCGATCTTCGATGCCTGGACCGGCACGGTGGCCGGTGCTGCCGTTGCCGGACTGGAGCGGATGGTCTCGCCGCGCCTGGTCCGGCTGGTCGAAGGCGAGACCGGCGCGTTCGTGCTGGAGGCTGCGAAGCCGGAGAACGCGCCGAAGGAGATCGCGTTCGCGGACGGCAAGTTCACCGGCGCCAATCTCGCGCCCATCGTCCGCGGCTGCCGCGTCGAGATCGTGCTGCGGCCGACGCGCTTCCTGTTCCGTCCGCTGGAGCTGCCGGCGCGCGCGGCGGATTTCCTCGAGGGCATCGTGCGGGCACAGATCGATCGGCTGACGCCGTGGAGCGCGGGCGACGCCGTGTTCGGTTGCAGCGCGCCGGTGGCGCAAGGCGCAGAGGGCATCACCACGATGATCGCGGCGGCGCCGCGCCGGCTGGCGATGGGCTATGTCGAGGCCGTGTCCGGATTTCATCCGTCTGCGATCGCGGTTCTGACGGAGCCGGCCGAGGGCGGCCGCATCAAGGTATTCGAGCAGAAGTCGCGCGGCGCGATCGACCCGGTGCGGTTGAGCCGGATGCTGCAGGCGGTGCTGGTCGTCGCCGCGATCGCCGCCATATTCGGCTCGATCGTCGCGGGCTATCTGGCCGACAGCTTGAGCGCGCAGGAGAGCGAGCTCGAGCAGCAGATCACCCAGCGCCGCGCCGCGATCCGCGGTGCCGATGGCGGCGAGCGTTCGCCGCTGGCGCTGCTGGAGCGGCGCAAATACGACACGCCGGCGAGCGTGATCGTGCTGGAATCGCTGAGCCGTCTCTTGCCCGACCACACCTATGTCACCGAGATGCATCTGGCCGGCAACAAGCTCCAGATTGCCGGCATCACCCGCGATGCACCTTCGCTGATCCCGCTGATCGAGCAGTCCCAGCACTTCACCCGCGCGACCTTCTACGCGCCGACCACGCGCAGCTCGACCGATCCCGGAGAGCGCTTTCACATCGAAGCGCAGATCGAACCGAGGAATGCGCCATGAAAAGCGCCATGAAAAGCGGCATGAGCAGCGCCGGGATGGCAAGCGGAAGCGCAATCGCGCGTTGGCTGCACGGTTCGCCGCTGATCGCGGTCACGCTCTATCTCGCGGTGACGGCCGGGCTGTTGCTGACGGCGGGCCTGTCGATCGCCGACGTCATCGCCCACCGCCAGGCCCTGGCCCAGACCTCCGACCTGCTCGACCAGCTGCGCGGCCGCAAGGGCGCCGCCAAGAACGCCGCGGCGATCTCGGCCGAGCATCCCGGCACGCCGTTCCTGGAGGGACCGACGGTGACGGTCGCAGGCGCCAATCTGCTGCAGCGGGTTGCGGCCGCGGTCGGCAATGTCGGTGGCTCGGTGCAGTCCTCACAGGTCGACGTCTCAGGCGCGCAAGCAAAGGACGGCTTCGTCGGCCTCGTCGTCAGCTGCGAGCTGGAGCAGCCCGCGCTGCAGAAGGTGCTTTACGATCTCGAAGCCGGCATGCCGTTCCTGTTCGTCGACCAGCTCGACGTCCAGGTGCCGCAATCGACGGCCCTGAACGAGGCCAGCACCGGCCGCGTCAGGGTGATCCTGGGTGTTTCCGGGCAGTGGCAGGCGGGGAAGTAGCTCACCAGCTGTATTTGAACACGCCCTTGCCGGAATAGCTGGTGACGTTGCCGGAGAATTCGCCGTCGAAGGTGCCGGCCAGCGAGAAGCCGTTCAGCCATTTCATTTCCGCGCTGGCGCTGACGAGGGCGGAATCGGCGTCGACCCTGGCGCCGTTCACGACGAAGCTCGCGCCGGGCAGGGTCTGGAACAGCGCGGTAACGGCGCGGCTCGGATTGTAGTCGTGTGCCCAGGCGGCGCGGCCGCGCAGGGTCAGTACGCCGTTCTGCATCGCGTAGGATTTGTCGGTGCGCAGGCCGAGCTCGGAGCGGGTATCGTTCAGCGACTGCGCGGCATAGTTCAGCGCGAACAGGCCGCCGCCATTGAGGCTGACTTCGGAATAGCTGGGCAGGTTGAAATTCGTCACCTGCGCGGCCGCATAGGGCGTGATGCCGATCAGCGGCGTCGTGAAGCGGTAGCCGCCCTCGAAGCGGGCCGAGAACGTGTCGGCCCTGAACCGGCCCTGGAGCTGGTCGGCACCGGCGAGCGCCACGGTGCGGTTGGTGGTGACGTCGTGCCAGCCATAGGCCAGTGCGGCTGCGATATAGGCCGGGCCGAAATTGTGCCGGCCGTAGACGCCGGCCTGGAACAGGTCGGCGGAGCCCGCGCCCATCGCGTTGGCCAGCGAGTAGTTCAGCCCGCCGCCGCCGAGCGAGAAGCCGACGAGCGTGTCCAGCGAAATCCGGTAGTCGGCACCGGCCGCGCC
Encoded proteins:
- the gspM gene encoding type II secretion system protein GspM produces the protein MSSAGMASGSAIARWLHGSPLIAVTLYLAVTAGLLLTAGLSIADVIAHRQALAQTSDLLDQLRGRKGAAKNAAAISAEHPGTPFLEGPTVTVAGANLLQRVAAAVGNVGGSVQSSQVDVSGAQAKDGFVGLVVSCELEQPALQKVLYDLEAGMPFLFVDQLDVQVPQSTALNEASTGRVRVILGVSGQWQAGK
- a CDS encoding PilN domain-containing protein, translated to MSSLNSLRAIFDAWTGTVAGAAVAGLERMVSPRLVRLVEGETGAFVLEAAKPENAPKEIAFADGKFTGANLAPIVRGCRVEIVLRPTRFLFRPLELPARAADFLEGIVRAQIDRLTPWSAGDAVFGCSAPVAQGAEGITTMIAAAPRRLAMGYVEAVSGFHPSAIAVLTEPAEGGRIKVFEQKSRGAIDPVRLSRMLQAVLVVAAIAAIFGSIVAGYLADSLSAQESELEQQITQRRAAIRGADGGERSPLALLERRKYDTPASVIVLESLSRLLPDHTYVTEMHLAGNKLQIAGITRDAPSLIPLIEQSQHFTRATFYAPTTRSSTDPGERFHIEAQIEPRNAP
- a CDS encoding general secretion pathway protein GspJ — translated: MTRATKRLCRALASEAGFTLLEVLLATLLMTVILAALATVTAQWLPNWNRGIARVQRAERLATGLDRIVADLSVAEQMTVNGDAKVPLFDGAELSVTFLRTALGPSARPGLEFIRLIEKADAQGLALVRERAPFQPMPTDGQIRFADQVVLIRAPFRVSFAYAGHDRQWQPTWHGQSQLPDRIRITVRDGANGQVLAVSAAVLPHINAPAECARAKNPTTCVTAGPTPQQAEKKEEQQL
- a CDS encoding type II secretion system protein GspK, which encodes MSGAADDRDALRQRTPGSRTLGRRTLGWRTLGQTTVGERPLGDDRGFIVIVVLWMLAALATLALVYLTYVTNTAVTVAVNTDRLQADALVNAGLELAAYRLTAESEATRPTSGTFNARVGAGRVAVTFRSEAARIDLNMAPKAVLAGLMTGLGVSASDAPDYADRILAWRSSTETGQDNPEDSYYRTIGAPYLPRHAPFPHSDELWLVRGIPPAVIERVLPFVTVFSNMRTVNVVDAAPQVVAALPNMTPETLQRLLRDRADPSVDPRSLIGLAGSASATIEGSKAYRVTVTTEAPSHRQSSAEIVILLLESGDEPYRVLSWHNAFDGSAGKPL